A DNA window from Halomicrobium mukohataei DSM 12286 contains the following coding sequences:
- a CDS encoding D-2-hydroxyacid dehydrogenase → MSKIAILRQKAHGLPVESYADAVRERLPEATVTVARTPEQERAAVETATVISAGPFDDELLGHANEIQLFASIYAGYDHLPLDEFAEREIALTTASGVHGPNIAEHVIGAFLAFTRRFFEARRRQRERQWRALRSSELAGSTVAVVGLGAIGQAIVDRLAGFDVDTVGVRYSPEKGGPTDEVYGFDEIHEAVTDAEYVAVACPLTDATEELFDEQLFRTMHPEAIFVNVARGGVVDTDALTSAIQSNYIGAAQLDVTDPEPLPEDHPLWGFDNVFVTPHASGHTPAYYERTADILAENVRRAEETGEWDGLVNQVNLG, encoded by the coding sequence GTGAGTAAGATCGCCATCCTGCGGCAGAAAGCACACGGCCTGCCGGTCGAATCGTACGCCGACGCGGTCCGCGAGCGACTGCCCGAGGCGACAGTTACGGTCGCCCGGACGCCCGAGCAAGAGCGAGCGGCCGTCGAGACGGCGACGGTGATCTCGGCCGGGCCGTTCGACGACGAACTGCTCGGTCACGCGAACGAGATCCAGCTGTTCGCCAGCATCTACGCCGGCTACGACCACCTGCCCCTCGACGAGTTCGCCGAGCGAGAGATCGCGTTGACGACGGCCTCGGGCGTCCACGGCCCGAACATCGCCGAGCACGTGATCGGCGCGTTTCTCGCCTTCACGCGGCGCTTCTTCGAAGCGCGTCGCCGCCAGCGAGAGCGACAGTGGCGCGCCCTCCGGTCGAGCGAACTCGCCGGTTCGACGGTGGCGGTCGTCGGACTCGGCGCTATCGGCCAGGCCATCGTCGACCGACTCGCGGGGTTCGACGTCGACACCGTCGGCGTCCGCTACAGCCCGGAGAAAGGCGGACCGACCGACGAAGTGTACGGCTTCGACGAGATCCACGAAGCTGTCACCGACGCCGAGTACGTCGCCGTCGCGTGCCCGCTGACCGACGCGACCGAGGAGCTGTTCGACGAGCAACTGTTCCGCACGATGCACCCCGAGGCGATCTTCGTCAACGTCGCCCGCGGCGGCGTCGTCGACACCGACGCGCTCACGTCGGCGATCCAGAGCAACTACATCGGCGCGGCACAGCTAGACGTGACCGACCCGGAGCCGCTGCCCGAGGACCACCCGCTGTGGGGCTTCGACAACGTCTTCGTGACGCCCCACGCCTCCGGCCACACGCCCGCGTACTACGAGCGCACGGCCGACATCCTCGCCGAGAACGTCAGGCGCGCCGAGGAGACCGGCGAGTGGGACGGACTGGTGAATCAGGTCAACCTCGGCTGA
- a CDS encoding nucleotidyltransferase domain-containing protein: MKSSSNTSVNDGSKILFDIPARNSDLFRSQAAHDVLSFLSRYHSEEFTITELTDTVDYSQPTISKAVDILAANDLVKDERDGTKRSVHINRGRLSRPDDPFLDIPQAEFHEPVRAAVAELRTQLDGVLGIVLYGSVARGEADRRSDIDLWVLVEDDRIEQQRLANRVRQNLEDREFDTGRYAYEIDIEALPAIPNYTEEIQTILTDGLVLYDTEKFDTVLQMIFHGDLDE; encoded by the coding sequence ATGAAAAGTAGCTCGAATACATCGGTCAACGATGGATCGAAGATACTATTCGACATCCCGGCTCGAAACTCGGATTTGTTCCGAAGCCAGGCAGCCCACGATGTCCTTTCTTTTTTGTCCCGATACCACTCTGAGGAGTTCACGATCACCGAGCTGACCGACACCGTCGACTATTCACAGCCCACTATCTCGAAAGCCGTCGATATTCTCGCAGCAAATGACCTCGTCAAAGACGAGCGAGACGGCACGAAACGCTCGGTCCATATCAACCGTGGCCGACTATCCCGTCCGGATGACCCATTCCTGGACATCCCGCAAGCAGAGTTCCACGAACCAGTTCGTGCCGCTGTTGCTGAATTGCGAACTCAACTCGACGGTGTCCTCGGGATCGTGTTGTACGGAAGTGTCGCTCGTGGTGAGGCTGACCGACGGAGTGACATTGACCTGTGGGTGCTCGTCGAAGATGACCGGATAGAGCAGCAACGCTTGGCGAATCGTGTCCGGCAAAACTTGGAAGACCGAGAATTCGATACCGGTCGATACGCCTACGAAATCGATATCGAAGCACTCCCTGCCATACCGAATTACACTGAAGAAATTCAGACCATCCTCACCGACGGGCTCGTCCTCTACGACACGGAAAAGTTCGATACCGTTCTGCAAATGATCTTCCACGGTGATCTCGATGAGTAA
- a CDS encoding site-specific integrase: MKPEDWDKANSWKIPILVSVSLDAALRPIEVERARTGWVDIENAVLRIPKEDSSKNTDHWIVGLQDRTAEILERWLEQRKTEPKYDDTLGTIEDVLTHLQDAGYDPDPE; encoded by the coding sequence GTGAAGCCAGAGGATTGGGACAAGGCAAACAGCTGGAAGATCCCGATTCTCGTCTCTGTCAGCCTGGACGCTGCACTTCGCCCGATCGAGGTCGAGCGAGCACGCACTGGATGGGTCGACATCGAGAACGCGGTACTACGCATTCCGAAGGAGGACTCATCGAAGAACACTGATCACTGGATCGTCGGGCTTCAGGATCGAACTGCAGAGATCCTCGAACGGTGGCTTGAGCAACGCAAGACCGAACCGAAGTACGACGACACGCTCGGAACAATCGAAGACGTACTTACCCATCTCCAGGACGCTGGGTACGACCCGGACCCCGAATAG
- a CDS encoding response regulator yields MCGDWDTVLVVDDDPACRDLHSIWLEDEYEVLTATDGRVALEKVGDADVMLLDREMPHMNGAEVAQRLAERPDDCFVVMISGVEPDFDVRELTVDDYLTKPVSRETVLDVVETMLSRGACRRLLREYFSLTARKATLELRTSRDALRDSDEYRDLIAELEATRATLDDRLEQFDGHWRQAILAAVSDDLGSESQSVT; encoded by the coding sequence ATGTGTGGTGACTGGGACACCGTACTCGTCGTCGACGACGATCCCGCCTGCCGGGATCTCCACTCGATCTGGCTCGAAGACGAGTACGAGGTGCTGACCGCCACCGATGGGAGGGTGGCACTGGAGAAGGTGGGGGACGCCGACGTGATGCTCCTCGACAGAGAGATGCCCCACATGAACGGCGCGGAGGTGGCACAGCGACTGGCCGAGCGACCGGACGACTGTTTCGTCGTCATGATCTCTGGCGTAGAGCCGGACTTCGACGTTCGGGAGTTGACCGTCGACGACTACCTGACCAAGCCGGTGTCGCGCGAGACGGTGCTCGACGTGGTCGAGACGATGCTCTCGCGGGGTGCCTGCCGACGGTTGCTCCGGGAGTACTTCTCCCTGACCGCGCGGAAGGCGACGCTCGAACTTCGGACCAGTCGAGACGCGCTCCGCGACAGCGACGAGTATCGCGACCTGATCGCCGAACTCGAGGCCACGCGAGCCACGCTCGACGACCGTCTCGAACAGTTCGACGGTCACTGGCGGCAAGCGATCCTCGCGGCGGTCAGCGACGATCTGGGATCGGAGTCGCAATCTGTCACCTGA
- a CDS encoding antitoxin VapB family protein, whose amino-acid sequence MSHQVRLEDDVYERIKASKRDDESFSDAVERLIGGHSLRDLRDVFDDEQVSEMRDAIDAADREDCEEVREVAERFE is encoded by the coding sequence ATGTCGCATCAGGTACGACTCGAAGACGACGTGTACGAGCGTATCAAGGCGAGCAAACGCGACGACGAGTCGTTCAGTGATGCGGTGGAACGGCTCATCGGTGGCCACTCGCTCCGAGACCTGCGTGATGTCTTCGACGACGAGCAGGTCAGTGAGATGCGTGATGCAATCGATGCTGCCGATAGAGAGGACTGCGAAGAGGTTCGAGAGGTTGCGGAGCGCTTCGAATGA
- a CDS encoding NAD(P)/FAD-dependent oxidoreductase, producing MERVDVAIVGGGPAGTSAGRAAAEQGAEAVVVEKGVPRADRDGLGPDSTDAAGFLDYWTELAGFGPDEFPDSVKLAELDGAEFIGPTESVLIEETGIDSAYPGFGFTFQRARFDDWLRDRAETAGARYRVGTSVTAVETDLSGGVEHTLKLSDGESIVADALVLADGPQRTVTGRVLDQFLPANESLSERLPSTEANHIAYQEHRRMPEELFPEDRIQFWWGVMPGHTAYPWIFPNDDNVARIGLTMPIGLDIDDYDASEWALLREDDDKIPQGRTYVERLLEREFPDYDLDEFPLVEDRGKTDGTETYPISSTRPIDSPTDANVAVVGGAMGATSAFHEGGDHVAVRTGSIAGELAATDALDRYNDAWKDALESEILRNVAFADLVEGYDPTTWDRVFATVNAMQTVDGSLWRQALAAGTLGLKTVAGYKWRKYQYRDGGYVQLAESEYTV from the coding sequence ATGGAGCGCGTAGATGTCGCGATCGTCGGCGGCGGGCCCGCCGGTACGTCTGCCGGTCGGGCAGCCGCCGAACAGGGTGCCGAGGCCGTCGTGGTCGAGAAGGGGGTCCCGAGAGCCGACCGAGACGGACTGGGGCCCGACTCGACGGACGCCGCCGGCTTTCTGGATTACTGGACCGAACTCGCCGGCTTCGGTCCCGACGAGTTCCCCGACTCGGTGAAGCTCGCGGAACTGGACGGCGCGGAGTTCATCGGGCCCACCGAGTCGGTCCTGATCGAAGAGACGGGGATCGACTCCGCGTATCCCGGATTCGGTTTCACCTTCCAGCGGGCTCGCTTCGACGACTGGCTGCGCGACCGCGCCGAAACGGCGGGCGCTCGGTACCGCGTCGGCACGAGCGTCACCGCCGTCGAGACCGACCTCTCGGGCGGCGTCGAGCACACGCTGAAGCTCTCGGACGGCGAGTCGATCGTCGCCGACGCGCTCGTCCTCGCGGACGGTCCCCAGCGGACGGTCACCGGCCGCGTCCTCGATCAGTTCCTCCCGGCGAACGAGTCACTCTCCGAGCGGCTCCCATCGACGGAGGCCAACCACATCGCCTACCAGGAGCACCGCCGGATGCCCGAGGAACTGTTCCCCGAGGACCGGATCCAGTTCTGGTGGGGCGTGATGCCCGGCCACACCGCCTACCCGTGGATCTTCCCGAACGACGACAACGTGGCTCGGATCGGCCTCACGATGCCGATCGGGCTGGACATCGACGACTACGACGCCAGCGAGTGGGCCCTGCTCCGGGAGGACGACGACAAGATCCCACAGGGTCGCACCTACGTCGAGCGCCTGCTCGAACGGGAGTTTCCCGACTACGACCTCGACGAGTTCCCCCTGGTCGAGGACCGGGGCAAGACCGACGGCACGGAGACGTACCCGATCTCTTCGACCCGGCCGATCGACTCGCCGACCGACGCGAACGTCGCCGTCGTCGGCGGTGCGATGGGCGCGACCTCCGCCTTCCACGAGGGCGGAGACCACGTCGCCGTCCGAACGGGCTCTATCGCCGGTGAGTTGGCCGCGACGGACGCGCTCGACCGCTACAACGACGCCTGGAAGGACGCACTCGAATCCGAGATCCTCCGCAACGTCGCCTTCGCCGACCTGGTCGAGGGATACGATCCGACGACCTGGGACCGCGTGTTCGCCACCGTCAATGCGATGCAGACCGTCGACGGGTCTCTGTGGCGACAGGCCCTGGCTGCCGGCACGCTGGGGCTCAAGACCGTCGCCGGCTACAAGTGGCGCAAGTACCAGTACCGCGACGGCGGCTACGTCCAGCTCGCCGAGTCGGAGTACACCGTCTGA
- a CDS encoding PIN domain-containing protein → MIVDTSFVLDVIGNVEAAVTKERELEAESVPLVIPSMTVLELYIGVGKVANTRQERQAVEAVLDSYPVIDMTPSISRRAGRLLGERMAETNEDEGPGIGKGDATIAATALERDEPILTGDSHFENIPGITVETYR, encoded by the coding sequence ATGATCGTTGATACGAGCTTCGTCCTAGATGTTATCGGCAATGTCGAGGCCGCCGTAACGAAAGAACGGGAACTCGAAGCAGAGAGCGTCCCGTTAGTAATCCCGTCAATGACGGTCTTAGAACTCTACATCGGTGTCGGGAAGGTAGCGAACACTCGCCAAGAGCGTCAAGCGGTGGAAGCTGTACTCGATTCTTACCCGGTCATAGATATGACCCCGAGCATCTCCCGTCGCGCGGGGCGACTTCTCGGCGAGCGCATGGCGGAGACAAACGAGGACGAAGGACCTGGAATCGGGAAGGGAGACGCCACAATCGCAGCGACGGCTCTGGAGCGTGACGAACCGATTCTCACTGGCGACAGCCACTTCGAGAACATCCCGGGTATCACCGTCGAAACGTACCGGTGA